The Triplophysa dalaica isolate WHDGS20190420 chromosome 5, ASM1584641v1, whole genome shotgun sequence genome window below encodes:
- the b2m gene encoding beta-2-microglobulin has translation MRELICFSLFCLVFVTVQGKISNPKVQVYSHFPGEYGKDNTLICHVSAFHPPDITIDLLKNGEAIPNAQQTDLAFEKGWQFHLTKSVAFKPVKGEEYTCRVRHLNNQNNYAWEPNM, from the exons ATGAGAGAGCTCATCTGTTTTTCACTGTTCTGCCTTGTGTTTGTCACCGTACAAGGGAAGATCT cCAATCCCAAAGTCCAGGTGTACAGCCATTTTCCAGGAGAGTATGGAAAAGATAACACCCTGATCTGCCATGTGAGCGCCTTCCACCCTCCTGATATCACCATTGACCTGCTGAAAAATGGAGAAGCTATTCCTAATGCCCAGCAGACTGACCTGGCTTTTGAGAAGGGCTGGCAGTTCCATCTGACCAAGAGTGTCGCCTTCAAACCGGTGAAAGGAGAGGAGTACACGTGCAGAGTTCGACACCTGAACAATCAGAACAACTACGCTTGGG AGCCAAACATGTAA